The proteins below come from a single Solea senegalensis isolate Sse05_10M linkage group LG2, IFAPA_SoseM_1, whole genome shotgun sequence genomic window:
- the LOC122783468 gene encoding protein EFR3 homolog B-like, whose translation MWREELFSLHTSFSSSHILHPLPQVVSAIMMSRSLPRGINPPTLPRGMTMPSLPSLPRGVSLPRVVAMPTVSQAPRRLLQDCCSVLDHQTPGGVCGCCWALRPRYKRLVDNIFPEDPEDGLVKANMEKLTFFALSAPEKLDRIAAYLSERLTRELNRQRYGFVSIAMEALEQLLLACHCQSINLLVESFLGTLRLLLETDRPHLHVLATNSFVKFANIEEDTPSYHRSYDFLVSRFSQMCRCQHEDQDVRNQIRVSGIRGLQGVVRKTVDDELQVNIWEPGHMEQIVPALLVNLQQHTHSQSESPAEQTELCFRELLSRAAYGHINNAIRPVLMHLDTHSLWEEPSFAVRCFQIIMFSIQSQHCHLVVQQLLSHLDTNSLSPASVRAGIIQVLSEAAVIEAAGSVGPTVLEVFNTLLRQLRQSVDDQLTGYYDNAGRRRTTCEEEKTLQDAVIRTIGSFANTLPVYQRSEVMLFIIGKIPVPGVYPALDSPNTGCEGSRMIQVMLLKSLLQVSEHYDSTNLLVALPSSFLEPLLSFTLMEDPEICLLVLKVLVSLMDRHHNTHTLREASVAVDVSLLQLKEDTSSRQDILFIRKHAQRLYRHVYLVCKEESSGRSHYHALFTLLAVLIVELSNEDVTVDLIRLVLALQELVSCNQESLTVFNHCGVHALCAAVLSLMSTLTCPLLLRHVSEVIVRRQQVAPHLLPDHALCDDVITPPTELQVDDALLFVQSEMSEALTGSSSSSERINTPYTPELTDEECLSKRKSVGDIVSLQMDLDHYCPHTLQVSVSDDVLCL comes from the exons ATGTGGAGGGAGGAGTTGTTTTCACTCCACACCAGCTTTTCATCCTCTCACATTCtccatcctcttcctcaggTCGTGTCTGCCATCATGATGTCCAGGTCTCTGCCCAGAGGAATCAACCCGCCCACTTTACCCCGCGGCATGACCATGCCCAGTTTACCCAGTCTGCCCAGAGGAGTGTCGCTGCCGAGGGTCGTCGCCATGCCAACTGTTTCCCAGGCTCCTCGGAGGCTGCTGCAGGACTGCTGCTCTGTTCTGGACCATCAGACACCTGGAG gtGTGTGCGGCTGCTGCTGGGCGCTGCGTCCTCGCTACAAGAGGCTGGTGGACAATATTTTCCCTGAAGATCCAGAG gaCGGCCTGGTCAAAGCTAACATGGAGAAGCTAACCTTCTTCGCGCTGTCAGCTCCTGAGAAACTGGATCGTATCGCAGCGTATCTTTCTGAGAGACTGACCAGAGAATTGAACCGACAACGCTACGG gttcGTCTCCATAGCAATGGAGGCGTTGGAGCAGCTGCTGTTAGCGTGTCACTGTCAGAGCATCAACCTGCTGGTGGAGAGTTTCCTGGGAACTCTGCGTCTGCTGCTGGAGACAGACAGGCCACACCTCCACGTCCTCGCCACCaactct TTTGTGAAGTTTGCCAACATTGAGGAGGACACGCCCTCGTACCACCGCAGCTACGACTTCCTCGTGTCTCGCTTCAGTCAGATGTGTCGCTGCCAACACGAGGACCAAGACGTCCGCAacca aatccGTGTGTCGGGGATCCGTGGTCTACAGGGCGTGGTCAGGAAGACTGTGGACGACGAGCTGCAGGTCAACATCTGGGAGCCGGGTCACATGGAGCAGATTGTCCCCGCCCTGCTGGTCaacctgcagcagcacacacactcacagag tgaGTCTCCAGCAGAGCAGACTGAGCTGTGTTTCAGAGAGCTGTTGAGTCGAGCTGCTTATGGACACATCAACAACGCCATCAGACCTGTGCtcat GCACCTGGACACTCACAGTCTGTGGGAGGAGCCCAGTTTTGCTGTTCGATGTTTTCAGATCATCATGTTCTCCATCCAG TCTCAGCACTGTCACCTGGTCGTCCAGCAGCTTCTGTCTCACCTGGACACCAACAGTCTGAGTCCAGCGTCAGTGAGAGCAGGAATCATCCAAGTCCTGTCTGAGGCTGCTGTGATAGAAGCTGCTGGATCTGTGg GTCCCACGGTGTTGGAGGTCTTCAACACGCTACTGCGACAGCTCCGGCAGAGCGTGGACGACCAGCTGACTGGTTACTATGACAACGCTGGGAGACGTAGAACCAcgtgtgaggaggagaagacactGCAGGACGCCGTCATCAGGACCATCG GAAGCTTCGCCAACACACTTCCTGTctaccagaggtcagaggtcatgctTTTCATCATAGGGAAGATTCCTGTTCCTGGCGTCTATCCTGCTCTGGACTCGCCCAACACTGG gtgtgaaGGCAGCAGGATGATCCAGGTGATGCTGTTAAAGTCTCTGCTGCAG GTGTCAGAGCACTATGACAGCACTAACCTGTTGGTGGCGCTGCCCTCGTCTTTCCTGGAGCCGCTGCTGTCCTTCACTCTGATGGAAGATCCTGAGATTTGTCTGCTCGTCCTCAAGGTCCTCGTCTCACTGATGGACCgtcaccacaacacacacacactgagagaggccag tgtAGCTGTGGACGTGTCCCTGCTGCAGCTGAAGGAGGACACGTCGTCTCGTCAGGACATTCTCTTCATTAGGAAG cacgcTCAGCGTCTCTACAGACACGTCTACCTGGTGTGTAAGGAGGAGAGCAGTGGGCGGAGCCACTATCACGCCCTCTTCACCTTATTGGCCGTCCTGATTGTGGAGCTGTCCAATGAGGACGTGACTGTGGACCTGATCAGGCTGGTCCTCGCTCTGCAG GAGCTAGTATCTTGCAATCAGGAGAGTCTGACAGTGTTTAACCACTGTGGTGTCCACGCCCTCTGTGCCGCCGTCCTCAGTCTGATGTCCACACTGACATGTCCTCTATTACTGAGACACGtctctgag GTGATAGTGCGTCGTCAGCAGGTGGCTCCTCACCTGCTTCCTGACCACGCcctctgtgatgatgtcatcactccCCCCACTGAGCTGCAGGTGGATGACGCCCTCCTGTTTGTCCAATCAGAGATGAGCGAGgctctgacaggaagcagctcCAGCTCTGAGCGCATCAACACGCCATACACACCTGAActgacag ATGAAGAGTGTCTCTCTAAGAGGAAGAGTGTTGGAGACattgtgtctctgcagatggACTTGGACCATTACTGTCCTCACACTCTCCAGGTGTCTGTCTCTGATGatgttctgtgtctgtga